A genomic region of Carassius carassius chromosome 13, fCarCar2.1, whole genome shotgun sequence contains the following coding sequences:
- the LOC132155602 gene encoding uncharacterized protein C2orf16-like — protein sequence MKWRWCQVCGWKERSVNGLTTNPVAMLKAIKNCEMPKETWTSYDIRVLYKANSFSEARLKLRRAEDDTDLQSEAEEGRPVKRKTRPNQRFLSSQEESDEESVKRKPVLPKVPSIPPLPSLLHDAISSSDEISPPASQLASLQPFNALGPPESSYHLPPQPSRHHGPPEPSYHLPPQPSRHHGPPEPSYHLPSQTSRHHGTSEPFHLAPHAASEMDLHSALLREIIAKQEVMCDMQRNLLRIVQDLSSTPTPHGHQMDGSFLPLRDAEALLSLDRDIKTKPEKRKDLC from the exons ATGAAGTGGAGGTGGTGCCAGGTGTGTGGGTGGAAGGAGAGGTCTGTAAATGGCCTAACTACAAACCCCGTTGCCATGTTGAAGGCCATCAAGAACTGTGAGATGCCTAAGGAGACCTGGACAAGTTATGACATCAGGGTTCTTTACAAAGCAA ATAGCTTTAGTGAGGCAAGGTTGAAACTTCGCCGGGCAGAAGATGACACAGACCTCCAGTCAGAAGCAGAGGAGGGGAGGCCAGTAAAAAGAAAAACCAG ACCAAACCAGCGCTTCCTCTCGAGTCAGGAGGAGTCTGATGAGGAGTCTGTAAAGCGAAAACCAGTCCTCCCTAAGGTGCCCTCCATTCCACCTCTGCCGTCACTGTTGCATGATGCCATTTCCTCATCAGATGAAATATCTCCGCCAGCTAGTCAACTTGCCTCTCTGCAGCCGTTTAACGCCCTTGGACCTCCTGAGTCGTCCTACCATCTTCCCCCTCAGCCATCTCGCCACCATGGACCTCCTGAGCCATCCTACCATCTTCCTCCTCAGCCATCTCGCCACCATGGACCTCCTGAGCCATCCTACCATCTTCCCTCTCAAACGTCTCGCCACCATGGAACTTCTGAGCCATTCCATCTTGCCCCTCATGCTGCTTCTGAGATGGACCTGCACTCTG CATTACTACGAGAGATCATTGCCAAGCAGGAGGTGATGTGTGATATGCAAAGAAATCTGCTGCGGATTGTTCAGGATCTCTCTTCTACACCTACACCACATGGACACCAAATGGACGGAAGTTTCCTGCCGTTGAGGGATGCTGAGGCTCTTTTGTCGCTGGACCGTGACATTAAGACAAAGCCAGAGAAGAGAAAGGACTTG tgctGA